A part of Homoserinibacter sp. YIM 151385 genomic DNA contains:
- a CDS encoding metallophosphoesterase family protein codes for MSARLLLIADTHVPARARGLSSELWRAVDEADVVIHAGDWVEVALLDQLEARSARLLGVWGNNDGAELRARLPEVARAEIEGVRIAVVHETGPAAGREARCAAAYPETDVLVFGHSHIPWDSLAPGGLRLLNPGSPSDRRRQPVCTMMTARAEAGRLHEVRLVPVDRDAR; via the coding sequence GTGAGCGCCCGACTGCTGCTCATCGCCGACACGCACGTGCCGGCGCGGGCGCGCGGGCTCTCCTCGGAGCTCTGGCGTGCAGTCGACGAGGCGGATGTCGTGATCCACGCCGGCGACTGGGTCGAGGTCGCGCTGCTCGACCAGCTCGAGGCGCGGTCCGCCCGGCTGCTCGGCGTCTGGGGCAACAACGACGGCGCCGAGTTGCGCGCGCGGCTGCCGGAGGTCGCCCGCGCCGAGATCGAGGGCGTGCGGATCGCCGTCGTGCACGAGACGGGGCCCGCCGCCGGCCGGGAGGCGCGGTGCGCGGCCGCCTACCCGGAGACGGACGTCCTCGTGTTCGGGCACAGCCACATCCCCTGGGACTCCCTCGCACCGGGCGGCCTTCGCCTGCTCAACCCCGGCTCCCCCTCCGATCGCCGTCGCCAGCCGGTCTGCACGATGATGACGGCGCGAGCCGAGGCGGGCCGACTCCACGAGGTGCGTCTCGTGCCGGTCGACCGCGACGCGCGCTGA
- a CDS encoding AI-2E family transporter, whose amino-acid sequence MTHEHDHGTGRPSLRGLLTDRLGRWSIRSLQIIAILILASGAVFALVQLRLVVIPLLIATILACAAAPLVGWLRRGVGAMGAAWITLLGGIVVIGGLVTLVVFAVRGQWGDLQESAVQGFQKVQAWALSLDLPFDLDLESIDVEQIQADAVGFLTSSSFGSGAVAGLSAAGEFVTGLVLTITILFFFLKDGDRIWAFFLRPFRGARRARGERVGRTGIRVLGGYVRGTATIAAVDALGIGIGLAILQVPLALPLSVIVFVGAFVPIVGATVAGILAAVVALVANGWLAAVIVVGVVVLVNQLEGNFLQPVVMGQSLKIHPLVILVALTGGTILGGITGAVLAVPIVAFGWAVVKDWDRDALPSAPPRTPRWRVALVRR is encoded by the coding sequence ATGACGCACGAGCACGACCACGGCACCGGACGCCCGAGCCTCCGGGGGCTCCTCACCGACCGCCTCGGCCGGTGGAGCATCCGCAGCCTCCAGATCATCGCCATCCTGATCCTCGCCTCCGGCGCGGTCTTCGCCCTCGTGCAGCTGCGGCTCGTGGTGATCCCGCTGCTCATCGCGACGATCCTCGCCTGCGCGGCCGCGCCGCTCGTGGGGTGGCTGCGTCGCGGCGTCGGCGCGATGGGAGCCGCCTGGATCACGCTCCTCGGCGGCATCGTCGTGATCGGCGGGCTCGTGACGCTCGTCGTCTTCGCGGTGCGCGGGCAGTGGGGCGATCTGCAGGAGTCCGCGGTGCAGGGCTTCCAGAAGGTGCAGGCATGGGCGCTGTCGCTCGACCTGCCCTTCGACCTCGACCTCGAGTCGATCGACGTCGAGCAGATCCAGGCAGACGCCGTCGGGTTCCTGACCTCGAGCTCCTTCGGCTCGGGCGCGGTCGCCGGGCTGTCGGCGGCGGGCGAGTTCGTGACCGGGCTCGTCCTGACGATCACGATCCTGTTCTTCTTCCTCAAGGACGGCGACCGCATCTGGGCCTTCTTCCTGAGGCCCTTCCGCGGCGCTCGCCGCGCGCGCGGCGAGCGCGTCGGCCGGACCGGCATCCGCGTCCTCGGCGGCTACGTCCGCGGCACCGCGACGATCGCCGCGGTCGACGCGCTCGGCATCGGCATCGGCCTCGCGATCCTCCAGGTGCCGCTCGCGCTGCCCCTCTCGGTCATCGTCTTCGTCGGCGCCTTCGTGCCGATCGTCGGCGCGACCGTCGCCGGCATCCTCGCGGCGGTCGTCGCCCTGGTCGCGAACGGCTGGCTCGCGGCCGTCATCGTCGTCGGCGTGGTCGTGCTCGTGAATCAGCTCGAGGGCAACTTCCTGCAGCCGGTCGTGATGGGCCAGTCGCTCAAGATCCACCCGCTCGTGATCCTCGTCGCCCTCACCGGCGGCACGATCCTCGGCGGCATCACGGGGGCCGTGCTCGCCGTGCCGATCGTCGCCTTCGGCTGGGCGGTCGTGAAGGACTGGGATCGGGATGCGCTCCCGTCGGCGCCGCCGCGCACGCCCCGCTGGCGCGTCGCGCTCGTCCGCCGCTAG
- a CDS encoding GNAT family N-acetyltransferase, with product MDETYPFTSLPVLETARMRLEPLGPAHFDDVWTALHEPETLRLTGTHETFSEDRIRAWLRDLPGTPHRADWAIVEAHTEEYLGEVVLNDLDAHNSKMGFRIALAGPAAFGRGYGTEAARAVVDHGFDRIGLHRIELEVYAFNRRARRSYEKVGFVEEGRMRDALLWEGEWADAILMSVLSSDPRPR from the coding sequence ATGGATGAGACCTACCCCTTCACGAGCCTGCCCGTCCTCGAGACGGCGAGGATGCGGCTCGAGCCCCTCGGCCCCGCCCACTTCGACGACGTGTGGACGGCCCTCCACGAGCCCGAGACGCTGCGGCTGACGGGCACGCACGAGACCTTCAGCGAGGACCGCATCCGCGCGTGGCTCCGCGACCTCCCCGGCACGCCGCACCGCGCCGACTGGGCGATCGTGGAGGCGCACACCGAGGAGTACCTCGGCGAGGTCGTCCTCAACGACCTCGACGCGCACAACAGCAAGATGGGTTTCCGGATCGCGCTCGCCGGGCCCGCCGCGTTCGGCCGCGGCTACGGAACGGAGGCGGCCCGCGCCGTCGTCGACCACGGCTTCGACCGCATCGGCCTGCACCGCATCGAGCTCGAGGTCTACGCCTTCAACCGGCGGGCCCGCCGCTCCTACGAGAAGGTCGGCTTCGTGGAGGAGGGGCGGATGCGCGATGCGCTGCTCTGGGAGGGCGAGTGGGCGGACGCGATCCTGATGTCCGTCCTCAGCTCCGACCCGCGGCCGCGCTGA
- a CDS encoding ABC transporter ATP-binding protein, which yields MSDTTIETTAVESGITGKAIRLDNVTKRYPGQEKPAVDGITLEIPAGKVVMLVGPSGCGKTTTLKMINRLIEPTEGRVILGDEDVTSIDGDELRRRIGYVIQAGGLFPHMTVAANIALVPKMLGWDKARIAARVDELLELVSLDPDTYRDRFPRELSGGQQQRVGVARALAADPPVLLMDEPFGAVDPITRQRLQDELIRIQEEVQKTIVIVTHDFDEAVKLGDWIVVFREGARIVQYDTPERILAEPADEFVENFIGSGAGLKQLTLRRVRDVEVAEAVTASPGESGADVLAKITEAGHGHAVVLDAKERPLSWPSRRQLSRIQTLSADADPALPVVSRSATLNDALDTMLTSNAGAALVTGSRDRFLGVITVETVMDAIRAAREAASEAAADAPVGMNTGPIGTVGAVAERQAAEAGAEQ from the coding sequence GTGTCTGACACCACCATCGAGACCACCGCCGTCGAGTCCGGCATCACCGGCAAGGCGATCCGCCTCGACAACGTCACGAAGCGCTACCCGGGGCAGGAGAAGCCCGCGGTCGACGGCATCACGCTTGAGATCCCGGCCGGCAAGGTCGTCATGCTCGTCGGCCCCTCCGGCTGCGGCAAGACGACGACGCTGAAGATGATCAACCGGCTCATCGAGCCGACCGAGGGCCGCGTCATCCTCGGCGACGAGGACGTCACCTCCATCGACGGCGACGAGCTGCGCCGCCGGATCGGCTACGTCATCCAGGCCGGCGGGCTGTTCCCGCACATGACGGTCGCGGCGAACATCGCGCTCGTGCCGAAGATGCTCGGCTGGGACAAGGCCCGCATCGCGGCGCGCGTCGACGAGCTGCTCGAGCTCGTCTCGCTCGACCCCGACACCTACCGCGACCGCTTCCCCCGCGAGCTCTCCGGCGGCCAGCAGCAGCGGGTCGGAGTCGCCCGAGCGCTCGCCGCCGACCCGCCCGTGCTCCTCATGGACGAGCCCTTCGGCGCGGTCGACCCGATCACCCGGCAGCGCCTCCAGGACGAGCTCATCCGCATCCAGGAGGAGGTGCAGAAGACGATCGTGATCGTGACGCACGACTTCGACGAGGCCGTGAAGCTCGGCGACTGGATCGTCGTCTTCCGCGAGGGCGCGCGCATCGTGCAGTACGACACCCCCGAGCGGATCCTCGCGGAGCCGGCCGACGAGTTCGTCGAGAACTTCATCGGCTCGGGCGCGGGCCTCAAGCAGCTCACCCTCCGCCGCGTCCGGGATGTCGAGGTCGCCGAGGCGGTGACCGCCTCCCCCGGCGAGTCCGGTGCGGACGTCCTCGCGAAGATCACCGAGGCGGGCCACGGCCACGCCGTCGTGCTCGACGCGAAGGAGCGCCCGCTCAGCTGGCCGAGCCGCCGCCAGCTCTCCCGCATCCAGACGCTCTCGGCGGACGCCGACCCCGCGCTTCCCGTCGTCAGCCGCAGCGCGACCCTCAACGACGCGCTCGACACCATGCTCACCTCCAACGCGGGCGCCGCGCTCGTGACCGGCTCGCGCGACCGCTTCCTCGGCGTCATCACCGTCGAGACGGTCATGGATGCGATCCGCGCCGCACGCGAGGCCGCGTCCGAGGCGGCCGCAGATGCGCCCGTCGGCATGAACACCGGGCCCATCGGCACGGTCGGGGCGGTCGCCGAGCGGCAGGCCGCGGAGGCGGGAGCGGAGCAGTGA
- a CDS encoding glycine betaine ABC transporter substrate-binding protein — translation MPTANRQRRRAARTAAATALAGLTIAGLAGCGLQPATAYVPEVGPGSIEPIEGLPEDAAITMTAKNFTEQLILGKIGVITAKAAGFDVTDLTNVPGSVPVRQLMLDGGADVTWEYTGTAWLTYLGEETGIPDKQEQFDAVKEADAELGLTWLEPAPLNNTYALAIRSEAAEELGVSKLSDIADLPVEERTICVEPEFNSRADGLNPMLETYGIPRGSADGVPDENVAIYDTGAVYTATDKGAACNFGEVFTTDGRIDSLDLTVLEDDESFFPAYNVSAVFHTATLDEYPGLADVFAQVTPALDDETMRQLNLRVDEGGEEPADVAYDFMLEQGFITEP, via the coding sequence ATGCCCACTGCGAACCGCCAGCGCCGTCGCGCGGCGCGCACCGCCGCCGCCACCGCCCTCGCGGGGCTGACGATCGCGGGGCTCGCCGGCTGCGGCCTCCAGCCCGCGACCGCGTACGTCCCCGAGGTCGGACCGGGCTCGATCGAGCCCATCGAGGGGCTGCCCGAGGACGCCGCCATCACCATGACGGCGAAGAACTTCACCGAGCAGCTCATCCTCGGCAAGATCGGCGTCATCACCGCGAAGGCGGCCGGCTTCGACGTCACCGACCTCACCAACGTGCCGGGCAGCGTGCCGGTCCGCCAGCTCATGCTCGACGGCGGCGCGGACGTGACCTGGGAGTACACGGGCACCGCGTGGCTCACCTACCTCGGCGAGGAGACGGGCATCCCGGACAAGCAGGAGCAGTTCGATGCCGTGAAGGAGGCGGACGCCGAGCTCGGCCTCACCTGGCTCGAGCCCGCCCCGCTCAACAACACCTACGCGCTCGCGATCCGCTCGGAGGCGGCCGAGGAGCTCGGCGTCTCGAAGCTCTCCGACATCGCCGATCTGCCGGTCGAGGAGCGCACGATCTGCGTCGAGCCCGAGTTCAACTCGCGCGCCGACGGGCTCAACCCGATGCTCGAGACCTACGGCATCCCGCGCGGCAGCGCCGACGGCGTGCCCGACGAGAACGTCGCGATCTACGACACGGGCGCCGTCTACACGGCGACCGACAAGGGCGCCGCCTGCAACTTCGGCGAGGTCTTCACGACCGACGGCCGCATCGACAGCCTCGACCTCACGGTGCTCGAGGACGACGAGAGCTTCTTCCCCGCCTACAACGTCTCCGCCGTGTTCCATACGGCGACCCTCGACGAGTACCCGGGGCTGGCCGACGTGTTCGCGCAGGTCACCCCGGCGCTCGACGACGAGACGATGCGGCAGCTCAACCTCCGCGTCGACGAGGGCGGCGAGGAGCCGGCGGACGTCGCCTACGACTTCATGCTCGAGCAGGGCTTCATCACCGAGCCCTGA
- a CDS encoding DUF3054 domain-containing protein, protein MPAARPRAVALAALADLLLVAAFVLIGRASHERGDAVLGFLGTLWPFAAGLALGWLLARAWRSPRALGPIGLIVWAATVVIGLLLRLAAGQGVQPSFAIVTALVLGAFLLGWRGVAALVARRRPAETATRGG, encoded by the coding sequence ATGCCCGCCGCCCGCCCCCGAGCCGTCGCGCTCGCGGCCCTCGCCGACCTGCTGCTCGTCGCGGCCTTCGTCCTCATCGGGCGGGCGAGCCACGAGCGGGGGGATGCCGTGCTCGGCTTCCTGGGGACCTTGTGGCCCTTCGCCGCCGGGCTCGCCCTCGGCTGGCTGCTCGCGCGGGCGTGGCGCTCGCCGCGGGCGCTCGGGCCGATCGGCCTCATCGTGTGGGCGGCGACGGTCGTCATTGGCCTATTGCTGCGGCTCGCGGCCGGTCAGGGGGTGCAGCCGAGCTTCGCGATCGTGACCGCGCTCGTGCTCGGGGCGTTCCTGCTCGGGTGGCGGGGCGTCGCGGCGCTCGTCGCGCGCCGTCGACCGGCTGAGACGGCGACCCGCGGCGGCTGA
- a CDS encoding ABC transporter permease — translation MVGIAAVFAAVIIWLLVAPLTATERGTLAPAALWGATLEHLRLTFVSAIIVLAIAIPLGILLTRRPFRRAAAPILAVANFGQAAPAVGLIVLLAVYITSGFWASVVALVLYAALPVLRNTMIGIRGVDDRLVEAGRGMGMSAGAVLLRVELPLAVPVMLSGIRTALVLLVGTAALAAFVNGGGLGLLIVTGVNLYLINVLVVGAVIIALLALLIDWLGRVVEEIARPKGL, via the coding sequence ATCGTCGGCATCGCGGCGGTCTTCGCCGCGGTGATCATCTGGCTGCTCGTCGCGCCGCTCACCGCGACCGAGCGCGGGACGCTCGCCCCCGCCGCGCTCTGGGGCGCGACGCTCGAGCACCTGCGCCTCACCTTCGTCTCGGCGATCATCGTGCTCGCCATCGCGATCCCGCTCGGCATCCTCCTCACCCGCAGGCCGTTCCGGCGGGCGGCGGCGCCGATCCTCGCGGTCGCGAACTTCGGCCAGGCGGCACCGGCGGTCGGTCTCATCGTGCTCCTCGCGGTGTACATCACCTCCGGCTTCTGGGCCTCGGTCGTCGCGCTGGTGCTCTACGCGGCGCTGCCGGTGCTGCGGAACACGATGATCGGCATCCGCGGCGTCGACGACCGGCTCGTGGAGGCCGGACGCGGCATGGGCATGAGCGCGGGCGCCGTGCTGCTCCGCGTCGAGCTGCCGCTCGCCGTCCCCGTCATGCTCTCCGGCATCCGCACGGCCCTCGTCCTGCTCGTCGGCACGGCGGCCCTCGCCGCCTTCGTCAACGGCGGCGGGCTGGGCCTGCTCATCGTGACGGGCGTCAACCTCTACCTCATCAACGTGCTCGTGGTCGGCGCCGTCATCATCGCGCTGCTCGCCCTTCTCATCGACTGGCTCGGCCGCGTCGTCGAGGAGATCGCACGCCCGAAGGGACTCTGA
- a CDS encoding YidC/Oxa1 family membrane protein insertase, with protein MDLFSFPPIAAVLEAAYTGLHALGLLVTPALAIVLVTLAVRAALVPLGRMQVRAELVRRRLAPKLRELQRRYRKRPEVLQRKTLELYQEERTSPFAGILPALAQAPFLSVLYALFVMPQIAGHPNALLDETLLGVPLGRSWLSLVGDGDWMSAGIVTALLLVAGTTAWFSRRQALRFAEPLVPGDAQSEQSHRMLRIMSWMPFMTVVIAAAVPLAAALYLAVSTTWTLVERTLLRRSLGLLPPEAPAAGARPRPA; from the coding sequence ATGGACCTCTTCTCGTTCCCGCCCATCGCGGCCGTCCTCGAGGCGGCCTACACCGGCCTCCACGCGCTCGGCCTCCTCGTCACCCCGGCCCTCGCGATCGTGCTCGTCACGCTCGCCGTGCGGGCCGCCCTCGTGCCGCTCGGGCGCATGCAGGTGCGCGCCGAGCTCGTCCGCCGGCGGCTCGCGCCGAAGCTGCGCGAGCTGCAGCGCCGCTACCGGAAGCGCCCCGAGGTGCTGCAGCGCAAGACGCTGGAGCTCTACCAGGAGGAGCGCACGAGCCCCTTCGCCGGCATCCTGCCCGCCCTCGCGCAGGCGCCGTTCCTGTCGGTGCTCTACGCGCTCTTCGTCATGCCGCAGATCGCCGGGCACCCGAACGCGCTCCTCGACGAGACGCTGCTCGGCGTGCCTCTTGGACGCAGCTGGCTGAGCCTCGTCGGCGACGGCGACTGGATGTCGGCCGGCATCGTCACGGCGCTGCTGCTCGTCGCCGGCACGACCGCCTGGTTCTCGCGGCGGCAGGCGCTGCGCTTCGCGGAGCCGCTCGTGCCGGGCGACGCGCAGAGCGAGCAGAGCCACCGCATGCTCCGGATCATGTCGTGGATGCCGTTCATGACCGTCGTGATCGCGGCCGCCGTCCCGCTCGCGGCGGCGCTCTACCTCGCGGTCTCCACGACCTGGACGCTCGTCGAGCGGACGCTCCTGCGCCGCTCGCTCGGCCTCCTGCCGCCCGAGGCGCCGGCCGCGGGCGCGCGCCCGCGGCCCGCCTGA
- a CDS encoding NYN domain-containing protein, with translation MASPVTPRVAVYIDFDNIVISHYDFVHGRDAWRKDQIHGGVTAATRPKLAQAQVDVGAILDYASSFGTVAISRAYADWSIGANADYRRQLIDRAVDLTQLFPVSKSKNGADIRLSVDVVEDLFRLPDITHVVIVAGDSDYIALTQRAKRLGRFVVGIGIEGSTSVALKAACDQFAVYDDLLDEEDAAEIAATQAAAGTPPAGSRGRGGAAARRVSSAPASAEEPADAAAVDDAAGTEAGAPAEHPAGERITPKAATRLLVRAMRLIGDKQTDDEWMTLGEVKNQMLRLNPAFAEKPLGHGSFQDFVAERNSLVELDRDPSGRQPRIRLRARQ, from the coding sequence ATGGCCTCCCCCGTGACCCCGCGCGTCGCCGTCTACATCGACTTCGACAACATCGTCATCTCGCACTACGACTTCGTGCACGGTCGCGACGCCTGGCGCAAGGACCAGATCCACGGCGGCGTGACGGCCGCGACCCGCCCGAAGCTCGCGCAGGCGCAGGTCGACGTGGGCGCGATCCTCGACTACGCGTCCTCCTTCGGCACGGTCGCGATCAGCCGCGCCTACGCCGACTGGTCGATCGGCGCGAACGCCGACTACCGCCGGCAGCTGATCGACCGGGCCGTCGACCTCACGCAGCTCTTCCCCGTGTCGAAGAGCAAGAACGGCGCCGACATCCGCCTCTCGGTCGATGTCGTCGAGGACCTCTTCCGCCTGCCCGACATCACGCACGTCGTGATCGTCGCGGGCGACTCCGACTACATCGCGCTCACCCAGCGCGCGAAGCGGCTCGGCCGCTTCGTCGTCGGCATCGGGATCGAGGGCTCGACGAGCGTCGCCCTCAAGGCCGCCTGCGACCAGTTCGCCGTCTACGACGACCTGCTCGACGAGGAGGATGCGGCGGAGATCGCGGCGACGCAGGCCGCCGCCGGCACGCCCCCGGCCGGAAGCCGCGGCCGCGGCGGCGCGGCGGCCCGTCGAGTCTCCTCGGCCCCGGCGAGCGCGGAGGAGCCCGCGGATGCCGCCGCGGTCGACGATGCCGCGGGCACCGAGGCCGGCGCCCCCGCCGAGCACCCCGCGGGCGAGCGCATCACCCCGAAGGCCGCCACCCGCCTCCTCGTCCGCGCCATGCGGCTCATCGGCGACAAGCAGACCGACGACGAGTGGATGACGCTCGGCGAGGTGAAGAACCAGATGCTGCGCCTCAACCCGGCCTTCGCCGAGAAGCCGCTCGGCCACGGCTCGTTCCAGGATTTCGTCGCCGAGCGCAACAGCCTCGTCGAGCTGGACCGCGACCCCTCCGGCCGTCAGCCCCGCATCCGCCTCCGCGCCCGACAGTAG